The genome window TTCACTCCCTGAATGGCTCTCGATGGATTCAAGGACAGGCTACTAACACAACAGACGCCGGGATGGTCTGATTATGTCccgatgcctcagaggaaggcgaaaaaccccccgaagttggttccataaatgaagggggaaaaaattccttcctggccccaaatggcgaccggccaaagccctgaggcaggggtcacaaaatgccaTCCACACAACAAGAGCATCCTCCACTTGGCAACCTGGGCACTACAAACTCATGGTGCCtggtctttccccagccctttgcagagctggtctggaagATATTCAAGTTCTTCACCACGAGGGTTTCTCAGGCTGCTCCTGTTGCAGAGGCTGACTTGGCTGTGGCGGACGGCTCAGACTGGATGATGACTTGTCAGTCGGTGACGTGTGTGGTGGCTTCAGCGCTGTtgcagcttttctctgtagccatcGGGCTCCAGGTGAGGTTGGGGAGGTCATCTTCTCTCATGGAGGTGCTGTCAGGGTTGAGGTGGTCTGCAGGTGTTGCTACGCAGcgtaagaaaaagcagcagaagattAAATCCATGCATTGGGACCATGATACAAGGCTGCGATATGaggaagtggggactgggagctttcccaggacacaaaggcctgaacatttgaatgaggggaaaaaaaatagatggtgcttagcctcctgcctggaagaagctgaacatctttaggcatcactgcccagccacgttcaagatgaggtagatgctctgaatggacaaccccagccccaaaaagACCATGGCTGAGAGAGCTACAAGCAAGGGAAAGCAGGTCTCCGACTGTGGGagtgacagcagcctttaacaggaggcagagggtcccccctgtcctggggtggctcagccacttgggacaggtcccGGGGCTCCTTCATGAAAGATGGCAACACCCTGCAGGCCCACCCATGCCAcccggggcagagggcaggtttacccgggggcagcagggcacgaggaaaggctcctgccattgagaggaaagaaaggaaagacctGCGGAGGACGGATCCTAGGACAGGACTCtgtagggcagaggggagaattgCCCACACGCGGCAGGGAGCAGGTTTGTGTTAGTGCCAagagcctccccctcccttcccactgctccctgctccccagcggcagaggggacaggacagtaCCTGCAGGAGCAAGTGTGGGCGGCTGGAGAGAGGCGATGGCGCTGGAGGAGGtgaccagcaggctgtgcccttgCAGATCTTTAGGCAGCTCCTTCAGGTAGGTGATAATGAAGACCTTATTCAGGACCCTGATGGggatttctttctcctgcagAGGTACAAGAGCTGGTCATAGCCTGTCCTACACCCAGAAAGgacaggggatgtggggaggggtcatggggcagggattggactGAAACCAAGGGGTCTTGGCAACAGCTCAGGGAAATGGGGGGCAGGTTCCTTGAGCAACATTTTTCTGAGAATCGCGGTAAAGACAgagggtggcagctctgggctctgggcaatggGGCAGATCAGCAGCGCCAAGTGCCTGAATCCTCCGTTCTCCCTAGAGCAAGCACAGGATCGTGGGCAGGAGAAGAAATGGAGCCATGCGGGGACCTGTGCACCTCCTAAAGACTCCTGACTGCAGACTGGGAATGGGAAGCTTGTCCTGAGGGAACACGCTGTGTATCTTTGGGCCTGGCAAGAGACCTTGACCCTCAGGGGCATGACATGTGCAAAGGACAGGCTGGTGCCATCCTGCCTAGGCAGATTAATTCATTCCTTTCTCCAAGGCACTTGGCAGGCCTCCCATTCTCCTCAAGGCCAGTTTGCTCAGAAGGCAagggagatttgcaccttacagacaggGGCAGGTCATTAATTGAGTTAGTCTGCGAAGTCCAAATGGGCCCCACCGTGAGCTAGAGCTCAGACTCCAGTGTGTAGtgacctctctctgctccacGTTGTCCCCACACAACAGGTCGTGATGGGACGACAGCAACTTTACGTGGAACAGAGCCGAGGGGCCGTGAGctcactctcctccctccccgcactcccCAACGTGGCTGCTGACCTTGTGCCCCATCAAGCGGCCGGCTTCCCCCAAGATTGCATACAGGAAaaccagcccagcttggctgatgTGCATCGGTCCATTGCGAACTGCATGAAGGGCCCTCTGCAGGAAAGCTCTTctttgctcctccagcaagaTCTTTCTCAGCCCCTGAAACAGGAGAACACAAGGCTGGCTACAACCCACACacaggctccatctctggggcTGGCACCACATTGCCCTGGACACTTGCAAGGCTGTAACCCACCGCAggaagacccctgccagctggagacaAGCACCAAGCCTTTCTCCGAACCCCTTCATCACACACACCAGCCTCACCTCTCCCACTCTCGCCAGGCCCCTGTACTTCTGGACCTGGCTCTGATCGTTCTGGCGCTTGCACCGCAGCTCCTCTGCCCCTCGCATGTCTTGGCCTAGGACAGGTGGAGACACATGGCTCTGAGCTGCCATCCTAGCTTTGGTACTCAATGTCCACCcagtggggctctggctgcccttctggcaccatgaagggcagggccccagcaggaaggTCATTGTTCTGCAGGAGTCAATGGACACCACGTGTCCTGGGACCAGtctgggctgggggcctggggatgggctCCCTGGTTCCCGCATGAGACACCCAGGATgggtgcattagcacaggctgcAGTACCACAGCTCGGCGCTGAGCTGAAGAGGCCCAAATCATTAACGCCGACACCCTGAGTTGTTCCAGGTTGGGAATGGACAGATGGAGACAAAGCGTCTGGCCCAGCACCTGGGACCAGGCTTTTGGAGGGAAACTGCTGGCATCGGAGCCTTGTACTCCAGCTGGGTCTCCTTACCCCTCTGATGAAGGAGGATTTGAGCGAGCAAATACATGCAcgccctggccttgcagctgaTGGTCTCCTCCGGGTCGTTGATGGACAGACCCAGGCGGgctgccatgtcccccacctccagtATGTCAGGGGAGCCCTAAGCAGGGGGAGAGGATCAGGCAGTTCATGCAtgtcccaccttccttccccaatacATCCCCAGGCAcagttctctctctccacctctccGCATTACCCAGCAcgagggcaggaaggcagagaccacagtgccagagcatgacagccctctcttcccatgggaacctgcagcccagggacttgcTCGGGGCCCCAGGATCACTCTCCGTGCCTCATGCTCCAGGGCTAGTAGGCCCCATGTCCAGGGCTGACCATGCCCAGAGCAGGCCATGGAAAAGAGACCCGTAAAGAGTCAggggcaccactgaggcagaagcaaagccctggagtgaagctccttgtccagctttgaccccactctcccaggagggccctgccaaaggcaggggaccaggacactggggaaggaaggggctcactgacctcaaattgtgggaggagctgcacagcaaAGGCAATGGCGCCGGTCATGATCTTCATGCCCAGTGCACGGTGCTGGGCATCCGGCGCCTCAGTCCACGATGTaaagtgctgtgggaggaagatgttaagatgagggcacatgccctgctgAACCCAGCAGCCTTGGGGTCCTCCTCCTCAGGACCCAGGTTTCAAGCTCGGGCTTGACCATCTTCCTTATGCTTTGAGAGAGgcttgctgcagtgcacagggcaggagctgtcccggcccgagcccagcccctctgcacggtgctcacctcccagatggagtagagcttgcccaggctgggggcgctGGACAAGACGCAGCACAGCAGGCCCTCCAGGTACTCCTCGTACAGTCGCTGCACGACCTGAAAGGGGAGGCAGACCCGAGGGTCAGTGCCACGGAGCCTGGGGCCACTCCTGCCAGGGGGTGGCTTGtgggacctggcagtggcaggggcacctaCCTGGTTTCGATGGGT of Alligator mississippiensis isolate rAllMis1 unplaced genomic scaffold, rAllMis1 scaffold_32, whole genome shotgun sequence contains these proteins:
- the LOC102564757 gene encoding uncharacterized protein LOC102564757; amino-acid sequence: MWCQPQRWSLCVGCSQPCVLLFQGLRKILLEEQRRAFLQRALHAVRNGPMHISQAGLVFLYAILGEAGRLMGHKEKEIPIRVLNKVFIITYLKELPKDLQGHSLLVTSSSAIASLQPPTLAPAATPADHLNPDSTSMREDDLPNLTWSPMATEKSCNSAEATTHVTD